GTCACTTGCATACTGAAAATACATAGTCACTGATTTCCTTATTGTGCTAACACTGGCTGAATTGTTTCTGTTAAAAGCACTTTTACGTATTGTGTttgattttttcaggttatgTTTTGGTAATCTAATGAATCTATGCAGATGATTTGGTAAGATTTTCTGCCTGCAGTGCTGGTCTTCAACATCtgttaaatatactgtattctCCCAAATATGCTACTGATTTTGATATCAGATTTAATGCTGACAAGAGTAAAGTGATcataatttgacacaaagactggagaaaaatactgtttcacaaaataacaaaagagccaaaaattcatttacatgctgtatatttcaaaactgaataaaatgtgAGGAATAGTCAGAAGGTCTCAAGTGTGAGGTTGAAAGTGAAGAGGGTGTGGCTGAGTATGAGCATGGTGAATTGCATAGGCATAGTTGTTTTGTAACTTGTTAAAAAGCCATTGTCCCTACTGTCCCCTTGTCCAAACTGACCCACTCTCCCTttagtatcaaaagtaaaaatagCCTACTCATTACCCAGAATGGATTCTTACAGTTGgcttattataattattatattcctGGATTATTATGTATGTGTTAACATggaagcattttaatgttgtagcagGTTATGTTGTAGCCAACTTGAACTTCTTCATATAGCCTATTATTAGGTTAATAGCCCgatttatctgtctgtcttgaAGAGTactgaaaagtaactaatagCTGCtgccaaataaatgtaatttcaaaCAGAATATTTCCCTCCGAAATGTAATGGAGGAAGAGTACAATGTGTGTTTTCcatttagattttattagatttaATAGATAGACATAACAAAAAAGACTTATGACAATACAAGGCCAAAGGTATCGCACAGACAAGACAAACCAgtagaaggagggagggggagggttgCAGTGTTAAATTATTTTAGGAATGTTTCTATTTAACACATGTGTGACCCTGTAGGGATGAATACATGCCTTGCTCGTGCACATAcatatactttttttaatttacttttcaGACATGATCCCAGTGATGAGACCAATAATGTCCCGTTGATCAAGACACCAATGCATCAGATGGGTCAAATTGTGAAGGACAATGCCATAATGCCATTTTCAGTAATGATAACAACATTCAATCTAAATGaatcctcctttctctcttatTTGCAGTTAAAAGTTATTATCACAACAATAATCTGAAAATACCTATATAGGTTGCCATGAACATCTAGATAACAACTTTAAAACTTGCAAATGAGAGGGGAATGCTTTCAGACATATATAAACGTGtttctcctttcctcctctaaCAGCAATATTGAGACATAGAAAAGACTTGCATTTATTGCCAAATAAAAAGGACCCTCACTTTTCCAATGGTTGCCAATCAGACAGTTTCTTACCAGAGACAGTTCTCTACTAAGTGTTTACTGTATTACTCTCGTATCTTTAGTGGATACTAATAAGGTATAGTCATCTGCATAAAGCATCATTTTAGATGTCACTGCTACTGGCATATCATTaatagaaattaaaaacaacagTGGTCCCAAAATGGAGCCTATATGTGACCTCCATAACTGTGGACAGGGCTATACCAACTTTTTGGTGATACCAAAATTCAATCAAAATGAATACTCCTTTCTCTCTTATTTAAAAGTTATCATCacgaaaaaaatctgaaaatgtacctactgtatataaattGCCTAGACCATCTGTCCACCATAACAGCCTAAAAACTTGCAAATGAGAGGGGAATGCTTTCAGACAAATATAAACTTattctcctttcctcctccaaTAGCAATATTGAGAGACAGAAAAGATTCACTCACCTCACTTCAGTGGGACAGGATTTGGAGCATAAGTCAGCATCACTGTCCAAATGTTTAAGACTTAGACTTAAAAAGATGGATCAAACCCTCACAGACTTACGCCAGGATTGTTGCACCTTTGTGCACTCTCTATGGTTAGGTCTAGCTGTTAAGGTCTTCTGAGATGTAGTTACAGATACACTCTCAAAGATCTTGAACATGGACGTAGTTATATGTCCAGCGCAGCCACATACTTGCTGGGCATCAAACTCAATGGCATCAATTGTCCATCTGCACAAATAATTGTAGTTTTAGCATGCTTTGCCACAAAATGCATAATTCTTATGAACTGGAAATTTAGAAATGTCTATTGTTTTAACTTAAATAAATGGCTGCAGGACTTTCTGAAACATATCAGCATGGAAGACGCTATATCATCCCTGTGATCTCTGCATAGTGGAGAAAATGGCGAATGGGCCACAAGGTCATTCCTGGACTCACAACATCATGCCCTCCTCTCTTTGTAATATATGGAAAAGTACAGTGTAACAATGTGTAACAGGTATCTTTTCCCCACTGGTCATATgtttggtaaaaaaatatatgaagtTGATAAATTTGCATGTGTAACCCAGCAGTATTGAGGACAACAGTGACCGAGACGACCCAGGGATCTTTGTGCCGTCGGTTAATTACTCATTTTGCTACGTCTTAACGATTAAATTTCCAGCTAAGCCAAACTAGAGTAATTAATTACTGTAGTCGGCGTGTGACAGCCGACATGTGGTACTGCAGGGAGAGAGCATCTTTTCATGCTGAAATATGTGAGCTACACCTGTTAAATTGCACTGCTGTTAGATATGAAAACACTAGAatttgaaatgaataaaaaagggAATGTAAATTGTATCTtaattcttttaattttgctgCTAATTGAGCAGGCTACTCTACGACTATTGCAGAAGGGTGTTCTCTATGCACTGCACCCTGGCTGGTTATGTACCACCAGTGTTACAAACATTTGTGCACAGGGAgagaatacaaaaaatatatgcacctaaatgttacatttattataaaaatgtgAGGTGTGTAAGACATGGTTTACATGGTGAACATACCAAAGGAGAACTGAGCATTGACTGCTTCATAtggattatacagtatattctaatATGGTTTATGTTCAAGCCTACTATGAAACTATTTGAGTGCACTCAAAAAGGCATTTGTTTGGCTATTGAAAGGTACTAATGCTGGCTTAGATTGTaatattaattgattgatttatttgtattctctatttttatttttgaaaaggaGATTTCCATACATGTTTACTTTTTGTCCCTTTTGAAATTAATTTCACTGCCCTGTGACCACTACAGGGGTTACACACTTGAATAGGCTCTTTTTCCATGCATAGTCACATTTTCGCTCGACTTGTTCATCTCTTGCTATCTTCCCCTTCAGCATGTCCGAGTGCAGAGTGTGTCACAGCATATCTTCTGACATTCCCTCCCTACCTGTTTTGCAGGCCATTCCTGACATTCAGAGCCAGAGGCGTGTAGCCTGAGGAGGCTGGACAGCAAAAATGAGTCCAGGTTGAGGTGGCTGAAGAGGGTCCTCCCCTTTGCTTGGCACAGACATAAAAGccagcagagtcttcagtcaGACACTCAGAGGAACTCGGCTCTCCTTTGACGACTGCTCATCTTCTGTTCTCCTCTTCTCAGAGAATTGACAAACTTAACCACTGCAAACATGAGGAAGGCATACTCAGTCTCAAGCTCTGGTGGCAGCACCAGGAGGTCATTTGCACCAACTAACAGCTACTCTGTAAAGAGAAGCAGTTATGGtgctggagctggtgctggtgctggatCTGGAGCTGCTTTTGGCATGTTTTCTGGTGGTTCTGGTATGTCTTCAATGGGTGGTGGTATGGGAATGGGaatgggtggtggtggtggttatgGCTTTGGTTCTAGCCAAGCAGGCGGCAACTTCATCGCTCCACAAATCACAGCTGTTACAGTCAACAAGAGCCTGCTGGCCCCTCTGAACCTGGCAATTGACCCAGACATCCAGGTTGTCCGCACCCATGAGAAGGAGCAGATCAAGACCCTCAACAACCGCTTCGTCTCCTTCATCGACAAGGTATGTTCCTGTGCATTCTGTGTGACTGACTTATGTACAATTTACTGTAGGCTTCAATATCTTAGTACAGGGGATCTGCATGCCCTCCCTGGGCTACATTCTCCCTGGACTACAAAGCTAAAACTGGTTTTGTGTCTCCAAAGGTCCGTTTCCTAGAGCAGCAGAACAAGATGCTGGAGACCAAATGGAGCCTCATGCAGGACCAGATCACCACTCGCTCCAACATCGATGGCATGTTCGAGGCTTACATTGCCAACCTGCGCAGACAGCTCGACGGGATGGGCAATGAGAAGGTCAAGCTGGAAGGAGAGCTGAGGAACATGCAGGGTCTGGTTGAGGACTTCAGGAGGAAGTGAGTGCTTGCATGACATGGTCATTATTTATAACATATACCTTGTTCAAAATGGAGCAGATGTACTAAAGCGTTGCCTTGTGTTCCAACAGGTATGAAGATGAAATCAACAAACGTGCAGTTGCAGAGAACGACTTTGTGATCCTGAAGAAGGTGTGAATACATCAAGATGGccattaaatgtttttgtcaaTCTTGGGGTTTATTACAATGTGGCCAGTTataacacttcctgtttctacaTGGTTTTCTTTCCAGGACGTTGATGCTGCCTACATGAACAAGGTGGAGCTGGAATCCAGGGCTGATGCTCTTCAGGATGAGATCAACTTCCTCAGGGCCGTCTATGAGGCTGTATGTATCTATAATATCTAATATTTCATAACCATTTGATTTAAAGCTGATGATCATCCACTCCTTGTGTAAATCAGCTATAAAGGACAAAGAGTTAACTGTTGTGCAACAACCATTGGTTCTGTAGGAGCTTCGTGAGCTGCAGGGCCAGATCAAGGACACCTCCGTCGTCGTGGAGATGGACAACAGCCGTAACCTGGACATGGATTCTATTGTGGCTGAAGTGCGTTCTCAGTATGAGGACATTGCCAACCGCAGCAAGAATGAAGCAGAGTCCTGGTACACACAGAAGGTGAGTGAAAAGAAAACTTGAGATTTATCCCGTGTCTTTTATATCCACTTGCAACACCTCTCCCAACCATGTTGTTGATACaccttgttttattttcataatagtATGAGGAGATGCAGTCCTCTGCTGGACAGTATGGTGACGACCTGCGCACAACCAAGACTGAGATTTCTGAGCTGAACCGCATGATCGCCCGTCTTCAGAATGAGATTGAGTCTGTCAAGGGACAGGTACTGTATATTTCAAGACCTTTTCATGGATGATTCCATATTCAACACTTCATTGTTTAAGAGGATTtgcagttattaaaccatcaacATAATTTTCCACAGAGGGCCAACCTTGAGGCTCAGATCGCAGAGGCTGAGGAGCGTGGTGAGCTGGCAGTGAAGGATGCCAAGCTCCGCATCAGGGACCTGGAGGATGCTCTGCAGAGAGCCAAGCAGGACATGGCCCGCCAGGTGCGCGAATACCAGGAGCTGATGAACGTCAAGCTGGCCCTGGACATCGAAATCGCCACCTACAGGAAACTgctggaaggagaggagagcaggtgGGATAGACTTGAATATTCAATGTAGTTTAACGGCTGCAGCATTAGCTTCAACTCTGAATTAAACACTAACTCCTCATTATTCCACCACTAGACTGAATAGCGGAGGCGCAAGCGCAACCATCCACGTGCAGCAGACCTCTGGTGGtaagtttcagattttatacatcatcatcaaaaGTGATACCTGAACCAACAGACCACActgacagatggatggataaatgacaacacttgcatgttttttttctgctccaGGATTCTCCAGCGGCAGCTCCAGCGGTGGATTCGGCTACGGTGGCAGCAGCTCGTCTGGTGGTTATGGTGGTGTGTCTGGTGGTTATGGTGGCATTATTACCAAGTCAGTCACATCATCCAGCTCCAGGAGAGTCAATTAAAAAGGAGAGCCGTCCCTCATCCCCTTCAGAAACTCTTGAATTTGATCTCAGTCTGAACCCATTAATGGTGCTATGCAATACTGTTAAGCATGTTCAACAAGACAGCTGAATATATTGTGTTACACTGCCACCAGTTCTGTTTCAAAGATCACTGGCAGCTTTTCTTACTGTTCTGTATAACATAATTCAACAAGGGTTTCTGAAGGTAAACATGGCAACAAAACACAAGGGTTTTGATGAAGTGTTAAAACTAAGCAAGGAAAATATTTGAAAACCTGTACTCAATGTTGTCAATTTACATAGTTTTTGTACTGTAGTGCTCTGATGAACTGCTAATTTACCAGATCTGATCATCAGAGAAATATGAAAACTTTGAATTTGTGCAACTTTAAATGTTTCTCTTTGAACTTTGATTGGCTACTGGCTTGTACTTTTTAGTGCTCTTTCAAATGTTTCCATGTTTACTTTTTGCATTTCCTTGCCTTCAAGATACAACTATAACcagatttattttgtaaaaGACTTCATAGCAACATGACTGATGAATGTTGCAGCAAATGACAtcaaatgaatacaaaaataaataaatctgagaacCAAAATGATTGCCTCTCACTTTCATTATTGTTGTgttaaatgaaagaaaaaggagGGTTTTATTGCCACTTTTCTACTACTCACTTCCTGCTTGGTTTAGCAGTCTGCCAGATATGCATGTACAAACCATTGAAAGACCCACGGCAATTACATTTTagtgtttaaaggggacatatcacgctcatttccaggttcacacttgtattttgggtttctgctagaacatgtttacatgctttaatcttcaaaaaacacattatttttcccatactgtctgtctgcatatacctgtattcaccctctgtctgaagcgctccgttttagcgcctgtctctttaagcccccctcctaaaaaagcccagtctgctctgattggcttgtgagaaaaataaggTGCTCAGTGGTGGTATGTAACCAAgttcatttactcaagtactctatttaaatacaattttcagttgcttgtactttacttgagtatttccatttcatgttactttatacttctactccactacatttgtttggcagctttagttactagttacttagCAGATTaaatttatcaatacaaaatataaagcataatcaacaaataaattatgatgtatatTATGGATAAAGGTACCCAGttttatataaagtagttaaaatcaGTCCCAccagattttgaatgcaggacttttacttgtaacagagtatttactTTTagttacttttactcaagtcaACGATCTGAGTGAAGgagcacctttgcaaaggtagttctcaagctgtggatgatatattctaatgagcctgcatgtgacttTGAAAGGGGAGCCAGATCTGagtggcttgttgaatcacatgtttcctgatctagacagcccacaaataATGACTGGGTCTGGTCACTTCCTTGCTTCCTGTCCCCAGCGTCTGTTAAAATAGCAGGCTCGTCAGGAGAGGGAAGGACCCTAACGAGCCATGGCGCCTTACCTTTGTCTCCCCGCCATCAAACCCAGCTGCATGTTTCCCTCATTTGG
This portion of the Sebastes fasciatus isolate fSebFas1 chromosome 1, fSebFas1.pri, whole genome shotgun sequence genome encodes:
- the LOC141764675 gene encoding keratin, type II cytoskeletal 8-like, which codes for MRKAYSVSSSGGSTRRSFAPTNSYSVKRSSYGAGAGAGAGSGAAFGMFSGGSGMSSMGGGMGMGMGGGGGYGFGSSQAGGNFIAPQITAVTVNKSLLAPLNLAIDPDIQVVRTHEKEQIKTLNNRFVSFIDKVRFLEQQNKMLETKWSLMQDQITTRSNIDGMFEAYIANLRRQLDGMGNEKVKLEGELRNMQGLVEDFRRKYEDEINKRAVAENDFVILKKDVDAAYMNKVELESRADALQDEINFLRAVYEAELRELQGQIKDTSVVVEMDNSRNLDMDSIVAEVRSQYEDIANRSKNEAESWYTQKYEEMQSSAGQYGDDLRTTKTEISELNRMIARLQNEIESVKGQRANLEAQIAEAEERGELAVKDAKLRIRDLEDALQRAKQDMARQVREYQELMNVKLALDIEIATYRKLLEGEESRLNSGGASATIHVQQTSGGFSSGSSSGGFGYGGSSSSGGYGGVSGGYGGIITKSVTSSSSRRVN